The Mastomys coucha isolate ucsf_1 unplaced genomic scaffold, UCSF_Mcou_1 pScaffold11, whole genome shotgun sequence genome includes a window with the following:
- the Pde1b gene encoding calcium/calmodulin-dependent 3',5'-cyclic nucleotide phosphodiesterase 1B isoform X1, whose product MELSPRSPPEMLESDCPSPLELKSAPSKKMWIKLRSLLRYMVKQLENGEVNIEELKKNLEYTASLLEAVYIDETRQILDTEDELRELRSDAVPSEVRDWLASTFTQQTRAKGRRAEEKPKFRSIVHAVQAGIFVERMFRRTYTSVGPTYSTAVHNCLKNLDLWCFDVFSLNRAADDHALRTIVFELLTRHSLISRFKIPTVFLMSFLEALETGYGKYKNPYHNQIHAADVTQTVHCFLLRTGMVHCLSEIEVLAIIFAAAIHDYEHTGTTNSFHIQTKSECAILYNDRSVLENHHISSVFRMMQDDEMNIFINLTKDEFVELRALVIEMVLATDMSCHFQQVKSMKTALQQLERIDKSKALSLLLHAADISHPTKQWSVHSRWTKALMEEFFRQGDKEAELGLPFSPLCDRTSTLVAQSQIGFIDFIVEPTFSVLTDVAEKSVQPLADDDSKPKSQPSFQWRQPSLDVDVGDPNPDVVSFRSTWTKYIQENKQKWKERAASGITNQMSIDELSPCEEEAPSSPAEDEHNQNGNLD is encoded by the exons GCTGCGCTACATGGTGAAGCAATTGGAGAATGGGGAGGTTAACATTGAGGAGCTGAAGAAAAACCTGGAATACACAGCTTCCTTGCTGGAAGCTGTCTACATTGATGAGACAAG GCAAATCCTGGATACTGAAGATGAGCTTAGGGAACTTCGGTCAGATGCTGTGCCTTCAGAGGTGCGGGACTGGCTGGCCTCCACCTTCACCCAGCAGACCCGAGCCAAAGGTCGCAGGGCAGAAGAGAAACCCAAGTTCCGAAGCATTGTGCATGCTGTGCAGGCCGGGATTTTCGTGGAGCG GATGTTCCGGAGAACGTATACCTCTGTGGGCCCCACATATTCTACTGCAGTCCACAACTGTCTCAAG AACCTGGACCTCTGGTGCTTTGATGTATTTTCCTTGAACCGGGCAGCCGATGACCACGCTCTGAGGACCATTGTTTTTGAGTTGCTGACTCGGCATAGCCTCATCAGCCGCTTCAAG ATTCCCACAGTGTTTCTGATGAGTTTTCTGGAGGCCTTGGAGACAGGCTATGGGAAATATAAGAATCCTTACCACAACCAGATCCATGCAGCCGATGTGACCCAGACTGTCCATTGCTTCCTTCTCCGCACAGGCATGGTG cACTGCCTGTCAGAGATTGAGGTCTTGGCCATCATCTTTGCTGCAGCCATCCATGACTATGAGCACACAGGCACAACCAACAGCTTCCACATCCAGACCAA GTCAGAGTGTGCCATCTTGTACAATGATCGATCGGTGCTGGAGAATCACCACATCAGCTCTGTTTTTCGAATGATGCAGGATGATGAGATGAACATTTTTATCAATCTCACCAAGGATGAATTTGT AGAGCTGCGAGCCCTGGTCATTGAGATGGTGTTGGCCACAGACATGTCCTGTCATTTCCAGCAAGTGAAGTCTATGAAGACAGCACTGCAGCAGTTGGAAAG GATTGACAAATCCAAGGCCCTATCTCTTCTGCTTCATGCTGCTGACATCAGCCACCCAACTAAGCAGTGGTCAGTCCACAGCCGCTGGACCAAGGCCCTAATGGAAGAGTTCTTCCGCCAG GGTGACAAGGAGGCAGAGCTGGGCCTGCCCTTCTCTCCACTCTGTGATCGCACTTCCACATTGGTGGCCCAGTCCCAGATAG GTTTCATTGACTTCATTGTGGAGCCAACCTTCTCTGTGCTGACTGATGTGGCAGAAAAGAGTGTCCAGCCCTTGGCAGATGATGATTCCAAGCCTAAAAGTCAGCCCAG CTTCCAGTGGCGCCAGCCTTCTTTAGATGTGGATGTAGGAGACCCCAACCCTGATGTGGTCAGTTTCCGCTCTACCTGGACCAAGTACATACAAGAGAACAAACAGAAGTGGAAGGAACGGGCAGCGAGTG GCATCACCAACCAGATGTCCATTGATGAACTGTCCCCCTGTGAGGAAGAAGCCCCATCCTCCCCTGCAGAAGATGAGCACAACCAGAATGGGAATCTGGATTAG
- the Pde1b gene encoding calcium/calmodulin-dependent 3',5'-cyclic nucleotide phosphodiesterase 1B isoform X2, producing the protein MSMANPVPVQRSHLQGPIFRLRYMVKQLENGEVNIEELKKNLEYTASLLEAVYIDETRQILDTEDELRELRSDAVPSEVRDWLASTFTQQTRAKGRRAEEKPKFRSIVHAVQAGIFVERMFRRTYTSVGPTYSTAVHNCLKNLDLWCFDVFSLNRAADDHALRTIVFELLTRHSLISRFKIPTVFLMSFLEALETGYGKYKNPYHNQIHAADVTQTVHCFLLRTGMVHCLSEIEVLAIIFAAAIHDYEHTGTTNSFHIQTKSECAILYNDRSVLENHHISSVFRMMQDDEMNIFINLTKDEFVELRALVIEMVLATDMSCHFQQVKSMKTALQQLERIDKSKALSLLLHAADISHPTKQWSVHSRWTKALMEEFFRQGDKEAELGLPFSPLCDRTSTLVAQSQIGFIDFIVEPTFSVLTDVAEKSVQPLADDDSKPKSQPSFQWRQPSLDVDVGDPNPDVVSFRSTWTKYIQENKQKWKERAASGITNQMSIDELSPCEEEAPSSPAEDEHNQNGNLD; encoded by the exons GCTGCGCTACATGGTGAAGCAATTGGAGAATGGGGAGGTTAACATTGAGGAGCTGAAGAAAAACCTGGAATACACAGCTTCCTTGCTGGAAGCTGTCTACATTGATGAGACAAG GCAAATCCTGGATACTGAAGATGAGCTTAGGGAACTTCGGTCAGATGCTGTGCCTTCAGAGGTGCGGGACTGGCTGGCCTCCACCTTCACCCAGCAGACCCGAGCCAAAGGTCGCAGGGCAGAAGAGAAACCCAAGTTCCGAAGCATTGTGCATGCTGTGCAGGCCGGGATTTTCGTGGAGCG GATGTTCCGGAGAACGTATACCTCTGTGGGCCCCACATATTCTACTGCAGTCCACAACTGTCTCAAG AACCTGGACCTCTGGTGCTTTGATGTATTTTCCTTGAACCGGGCAGCCGATGACCACGCTCTGAGGACCATTGTTTTTGAGTTGCTGACTCGGCATAGCCTCATCAGCCGCTTCAAG ATTCCCACAGTGTTTCTGATGAGTTTTCTGGAGGCCTTGGAGACAGGCTATGGGAAATATAAGAATCCTTACCACAACCAGATCCATGCAGCCGATGTGACCCAGACTGTCCATTGCTTCCTTCTCCGCACAGGCATGGTG cACTGCCTGTCAGAGATTGAGGTCTTGGCCATCATCTTTGCTGCAGCCATCCATGACTATGAGCACACAGGCACAACCAACAGCTTCCACATCCAGACCAA GTCAGAGTGTGCCATCTTGTACAATGATCGATCGGTGCTGGAGAATCACCACATCAGCTCTGTTTTTCGAATGATGCAGGATGATGAGATGAACATTTTTATCAATCTCACCAAGGATGAATTTGT AGAGCTGCGAGCCCTGGTCATTGAGATGGTGTTGGCCACAGACATGTCCTGTCATTTCCAGCAAGTGAAGTCTATGAAGACAGCACTGCAGCAGTTGGAAAG GATTGACAAATCCAAGGCCCTATCTCTTCTGCTTCATGCTGCTGACATCAGCCACCCAACTAAGCAGTGGTCAGTCCACAGCCGCTGGACCAAGGCCCTAATGGAAGAGTTCTTCCGCCAG GGTGACAAGGAGGCAGAGCTGGGCCTGCCCTTCTCTCCACTCTGTGATCGCACTTCCACATTGGTGGCCCAGTCCCAGATAG GTTTCATTGACTTCATTGTGGAGCCAACCTTCTCTGTGCTGACTGATGTGGCAGAAAAGAGTGTCCAGCCCTTGGCAGATGATGATTCCAAGCCTAAAAGTCAGCCCAG CTTCCAGTGGCGCCAGCCTTCTTTAGATGTGGATGTAGGAGACCCCAACCCTGATGTGGTCAGTTTCCGCTCTACCTGGACCAAGTACATACAAGAGAACAAACAGAAGTGGAAGGAACGGGCAGCGAGTG GCATCACCAACCAGATGTCCATTGATGAACTGTCCCCCTGTGAGGAAGAAGCCCCATCCTCCCCTGCAGAAGATGAGCACAACCAGAATGGGAATCTGGATTAG
- the Pde1b gene encoding calcium/calmodulin-dependent 3',5'-cyclic nucleotide phosphodiesterase 1B isoform X3, with translation MVKQLENGEVNIEELKKNLEYTASLLEAVYIDETRQILDTEDELRELRSDAVPSEVRDWLASTFTQQTRAKGRRAEEKPKFRSIVHAVQAGIFVERMFRRTYTSVGPTYSTAVHNCLKNLDLWCFDVFSLNRAADDHALRTIVFELLTRHSLISRFKIPTVFLMSFLEALETGYGKYKNPYHNQIHAADVTQTVHCFLLRTGMVHCLSEIEVLAIIFAAAIHDYEHTGTTNSFHIQTKSECAILYNDRSVLENHHISSVFRMMQDDEMNIFINLTKDEFVELRALVIEMVLATDMSCHFQQVKSMKTALQQLERIDKSKALSLLLHAADISHPTKQWSVHSRWTKALMEEFFRQGDKEAELGLPFSPLCDRTSTLVAQSQIGFIDFIVEPTFSVLTDVAEKSVQPLADDDSKPKSQPSFQWRQPSLDVDVGDPNPDVVSFRSTWTKYIQENKQKWKERAASGITNQMSIDELSPCEEEAPSSPAEDEHNQNGNLD, from the exons ATGGTGAAGCAATTGGAGAATGGGGAGGTTAACATTGAGGAGCTGAAGAAAAACCTGGAATACACAGCTTCCTTGCTGGAAGCTGTCTACATTGATGAGACAAG GCAAATCCTGGATACTGAAGATGAGCTTAGGGAACTTCGGTCAGATGCTGTGCCTTCAGAGGTGCGGGACTGGCTGGCCTCCACCTTCACCCAGCAGACCCGAGCCAAAGGTCGCAGGGCAGAAGAGAAACCCAAGTTCCGAAGCATTGTGCATGCTGTGCAGGCCGGGATTTTCGTGGAGCG GATGTTCCGGAGAACGTATACCTCTGTGGGCCCCACATATTCTACTGCAGTCCACAACTGTCTCAAG AACCTGGACCTCTGGTGCTTTGATGTATTTTCCTTGAACCGGGCAGCCGATGACCACGCTCTGAGGACCATTGTTTTTGAGTTGCTGACTCGGCATAGCCTCATCAGCCGCTTCAAG ATTCCCACAGTGTTTCTGATGAGTTTTCTGGAGGCCTTGGAGACAGGCTATGGGAAATATAAGAATCCTTACCACAACCAGATCCATGCAGCCGATGTGACCCAGACTGTCCATTGCTTCCTTCTCCGCACAGGCATGGTG cACTGCCTGTCAGAGATTGAGGTCTTGGCCATCATCTTTGCTGCAGCCATCCATGACTATGAGCACACAGGCACAACCAACAGCTTCCACATCCAGACCAA GTCAGAGTGTGCCATCTTGTACAATGATCGATCGGTGCTGGAGAATCACCACATCAGCTCTGTTTTTCGAATGATGCAGGATGATGAGATGAACATTTTTATCAATCTCACCAAGGATGAATTTGT AGAGCTGCGAGCCCTGGTCATTGAGATGGTGTTGGCCACAGACATGTCCTGTCATTTCCAGCAAGTGAAGTCTATGAAGACAGCACTGCAGCAGTTGGAAAG GATTGACAAATCCAAGGCCCTATCTCTTCTGCTTCATGCTGCTGACATCAGCCACCCAACTAAGCAGTGGTCAGTCCACAGCCGCTGGACCAAGGCCCTAATGGAAGAGTTCTTCCGCCAG GGTGACAAGGAGGCAGAGCTGGGCCTGCCCTTCTCTCCACTCTGTGATCGCACTTCCACATTGGTGGCCCAGTCCCAGATAG GTTTCATTGACTTCATTGTGGAGCCAACCTTCTCTGTGCTGACTGATGTGGCAGAAAAGAGTGTCCAGCCCTTGGCAGATGATGATTCCAAGCCTAAAAGTCAGCCCAG CTTCCAGTGGCGCCAGCCTTCTTTAGATGTGGATGTAGGAGACCCCAACCCTGATGTGGTCAGTTTCCGCTCTACCTGGACCAAGTACATACAAGAGAACAAACAGAAGTGGAAGGAACGGGCAGCGAGTG GCATCACCAACCAGATGTCCATTGATGAACTGTCCCCCTGTGAGGAAGAAGCCCCATCCTCCCCTGCAGAAGATGAGCACAACCAGAATGGGAATCTGGATTAG